Part of the Methanobrevibacter oralis genome is shown below.
GACATATTAATGCTATTAAAAACATTAAATGTCCAAGAAAGATTTCTTAATGAATCCCAACCTCTTTTTCGCAACTCAATTGCCTTGTTTTTCATTTTAGTTGAAAAATTACAGAAATCTTCATAAATTCCATTAAGCCTTACTTGACTATATTTTCTACATTTCTTACAAAGATATCGCTTGACTTTAATAATAACACTAACTCCATTTTCTAAATAAATTTTACGCCGATTATAAGATTTTTTAATAACATCATGAGAAAAACAATGCTTACAATGAGGATCATGATACTCAATAACCCCATCTTTGTTAATAACGCAATCTTCATCAAGAATACCATCGATATACAAAAAAAATTGAACAGTATTCTCACCAAAACTACATTGCACTCTTTCATCATCATTTTTTCTAACAAGATCAACATTCGAATAGTTAAATATATATTGGTTGCCATCCAAAATAAGATATGGAAGGCATTTGTTTTTTGGTTTCATGTATAAATATTTGTCTTCCAACCTATATAAAACTTATTATAGCTTAAATTAAGAATATAATTACAAAAATATGGTAAAAATAATTTAAGAAAAAAATCAACCAGTTAATCAAAAATTAGAAAGATTTAAAAAGAAATAAAAAACGCAAAAAACTAGTATTAAAACCCATCACAACAAGAAAACAACAACTAATATTTAAATCTTTTCACAAACACAACATAAAACACAAAAAAAATCAAAGAAAAAGAAAAAAACTAAAAAAATATGACCAAGAGCTAACAAATTGACAGTGCCAAAACTTCAATGTTAATGTAATTAACGGTGTAGGTTATTTTAATATTACAGGTTTAAATAGTGGATTACATGAAGCAAATGTTTCATATGGGGGTAACAATAATATTAATTCATCTAAAAATTCAATCACATTTAAAGTACTTAAAATACATCCTAACTTAACTATTAATGTAGGGGATGTTGATTATAATAAACCAGTTAATGTAAATGTTAAATTAACAGATGAATTTGGCAATAAATTAAATGGAACTGCAATTATTACTGTTGGCGGTACTAATTACAATGTAAATGTAGTAAATGGTATAGGCACTTTAAGAATAAATAACTTGTACATTGGAAAATATGATGTTACTGCTAGATTTGAAGGTAATGAAAATATTTATTCATCTAATGCAACTAATTCTTTTAAAGTCAAATTAGTTAAAACAAATATCTGGATTAAAAAAATTGCACAAAATAAAAGTGTTAAAGTTAATGATCTAGTTGTATTTGTTATAACTGTTGGTAATGATGGTCCGCTATTCCATGATGTTTCTGTAAAAGAAGTTTTAATAAATGGACTTAATTTAATTTCTGCTAAAGCTTCCAAAGGAACATTTAATAGTAAAAAAGCTATTTGGAATATTGGCGATTTAAAACATGGAGAAACTGCTAAATTAACTCTTACTTTTAGAGTTTCTGCTCCAGGCACTTATACTAATGTAGTTGCTGTTAATATTAATGGATCTTCTGTTAATGTCACTACTAATGAAAGTGTCACTGTTGAATCAAATAATAAAGAACATTCTGATATTAAATCAGTTGAAAAAATAGAAAAAACAAGTATTGAACCAGCTACTGGTAATCCAGTATTATTGATTTTATTAGCTTTAATTTCTGTTTTTGTGCCTAAAATTTTAAAATTTAAAAAATAGATTAATTTCTATTTTTTTTATTCTTTTTTAAATTAATCATTATAGAAAAATTTAATTATACATTAAATCAATTTTTAATCATGAAAAAGGTTAAAATAACTATTTTAAAAACTACTTTTCAAGAAGATTTAGCAAAAGAATATGGAATTGAAGGATTATCAACATGTCCTTTAATGGAAGAAGGTCAAATATTTTATGCAGACTATGCAAAACCAGAAAAATTTTGTGATGAAGCATGGAAAGCAGTTTATCAATATGTTTTCGCATTAGCACATGGAGCAAATGAAGTTTGGTATTATAATGATTGGATTAAAACACCTGGAGTAGCTATTGTTAGTTGTAATGATGGTTTAAGGCCAGTAATTTTTAAATTAGAAAGTACTGATATTGAATCTAAGGTAGATGACTGAAATTGTCCTGTGCATTTTTATAAAATAATCCAAGTTCATAACCATTTACAAAAATATGGCTAACACAAATGCTTACAGTAATATCATAGCTTTCATTGACTTTTCCCCATGTGATTAAAGGTTGAATTTGATTTCCACTAGCGATACATGATGTCATTGATTCAAAATCAACCCATGGGATGCATGAAAAGTTTGCAATGTTAGTTTCATCACGTTTTTCAAGGTCTAATGCAAATCCTTCCTTTTTACCACTTAAAATTTCTTTAGATAAGTTTTTAACATAATCATGCCATTCTAGAATGTCTTCATATGGAGCATCAACTCTCATTTCTCTGTAAACATTAGTGTTTTTATCCATTATTGGAGAAACTCCATCTAAATAATCATATTCAATTACTTTATTATTATGAATTCTTCTTTTAAGTTGAGGAACTGAATTAACAGCATTTATCAAACATCCTAATGATAAAATAAAAAACGATTTGTTATTGTTTTTTGAATACTTCCATAACTTTTCAACATTAATTTTAGCGGACATTGTGTATCTTGATGATTGGAAGTTTATAAAAGGATTTTCATCTAAATTAAATTCAATTTCTTTCATTTTACAACCTTATTATTTATAGTTACTTTTTTATATTTCTTTTATTAAATATGTATAATGTTATAAATCTTAAATTTTGGGTTTTGTTATAATGAAAGTAGTAATTGTTGGAGGAGGAGCTGGAGGTATTTCTACAGCTTCTAATATTCGCGAAATAAATAAAAAAATAGAAATTATGGTTCTTACAAGGGACGATAAGGTTGCATATTCGCCATGTGCTATTCCTTATGTATTATCTGGAACGATTAGCTCTTTTGATGATATTATTATGAGAACTCCTGAGGATTATAAGAACAAAGATATTGATGTTATTATAGGAGCTGAAGTTACTGCAGTGGATAGTGATAATAAAACTGTTACTTATGATAAAGATAATGAAAAAATTGTAATTGATTATGATAAATTAGTTTTTGCTACTGGTGGAAATCCATTTAGGCCTCCAATGGATGGTTTAGACTTGGAAGGTGTTTTTCAGATTAGAAATATCGCTGATGGTGTCAAAGTTCAAGAATATGCTAAAAATATTGAAAGTGCTTTAGTTACTGGTGCTGGTTTAATTGGTATTGAAATTGCATTTGCACTTAAAGAACTTGGCTTAAAGGTTACCTTAACTGAAATGATGCCTCAGGTAGTACCTAGATCTCTTGATAAAGACATGTCTGATATTATTGTTAGATATTTGGAGATGGAAGGTATTGATGTTATTTTAGGTCATCCGATTACAAAACTCATTGGTGAAAATAAAGTAGAAAAAGCTTGTTTTGGAAATGATGATGCAGTAGACGCTGAAATGGTTATATTAGCTACTGGTGTAAGACCTGAATTAGAATTAGCTAAAATGGCTGGTTGTGATGTTGGCAGGTGGGCTATTATTGTTAATGATAAAATGGAAACATCTGTTGAAGATATTTATGCAGTTGGGGACTGTGTTGAATCAACTGATTTAATATTAGGTTCTAATACAATTAGTCATTTAGGAACTACTGCTGTTAGACAATCTAAAACATTAGCTCGCACTATTACTGGTAAAAAATCTAAATTTAATCCAGTTTTAAATTCAATGGTGTCTAAAGTGGGCAAATTAGAATTTGGAGCTGTTGGATTTACATCTAGTTTTGCTCAACAGAATAATATTCGACCTGTTGTTCAAAAAGTTGAAGCATTAACTAGAGCTCGTTATTACCCTAATGCAAAACCTATGGATATTAAAGTTATTTGTGACAGTGAAGGTGTAATTATTGGTTGCCAGATAATAGCTGAAGAAAGGGTAGCTGAGAGAATTGATACAAT
Proteins encoded:
- a CDS encoding Ig-like domain repeat protein; the protein is MNVGDVDYNKPVNVNVKLTDEFGNKLNGTAIITVGGTNYNVNVVNGIGTLRINNLYIGKYDVTARFEGNENIYSSNATNSFKVKLVKTNIWIKKIAQNKSVKVNDLVVFVITVGNDGPLFHDVSVKEVLINGLNLISAKASKGTFNSKKAIWNIGDLKHGETAKLTLTFRVSAPGTYTNVVAVNINGSSVNVTTNESVTVESNNKEHSDIKSVEKIEKTSIEPATGNPVLLILLALISVFVPKILKFKK
- a CDS encoding TIGR04076 family protein — translated: MKKVKITILKTTFQEDLAKEYGIEGLSTCPLMEEGQIFYADYAKPEKFCDEAWKAVYQYVFALAHGANEVWYYNDWIKTPGVAIVSCNDGLRPVIFKLESTDIESKVDD
- a CDS encoding CatA-like O-acetyltransferase, translating into MKEIEFNLDENPFINFQSSRYTMSAKINVEKLWKYSKNNNKSFFILSLGCLINAVNSVPQLKRRIHNNKVIEYDYLDGVSPIMDKNTNVYREMRVDAPYEDILEWHDYVKNLSKEILSGKKEGFALDLEKRDETNIANFSCIPWVDFESMTSCIASGNQIQPLITWGKVNESYDITVSICVSHIFVNGYELGLFYKNAQDNFSHLP
- a CDS encoding FAD-dependent oxidoreductase — protein: MKVVIVGGGAGGISTASNIREINKKIEIMVLTRDDKVAYSPCAIPYVLSGTISSFDDIIMRTPEDYKNKDIDVIIGAEVTAVDSDNKTVTYDKDNEKIVIDYDKLVFATGGNPFRPPMDGLDLEGVFQIRNIADGVKVQEYAKNIESALVTGAGLIGIEIAFALKELGLKVTLTEMMPQVVPRSLDKDMSDIIVRYLEMEGIDVILGHPITKLIGENKVEKACFGNDDAVDAEMVILATGVRPELELAKMAGCDVGRWAIIVNDKMETSVEDIYAVGDCVESTDLILGSNTISHLGTTAVRQSKTLARTITGKKSKFNPVLNSMVSKVGKLEFGAVGFTSSFAQQNNIRPVVQKVEALTRARYYPNAKPMDIKVICDSEGVIIGCQIIAEERVAERIDTMTLAITEELTCFELSNMEFAYAPPVSMVTDPLVLAVEEVSKKFN